One genomic segment of Vespa crabro chromosome 3, iyVesCrab1.2, whole genome shotgun sequence includes these proteins:
- the LOC124423240 gene encoding diphosphoinositol polyphosphate phosphohydrolase 1, translating into MVKEKPNSIRIYDSEGYRRRAACICVKNDLEDEVLLVTSSRRPDSWIVPGGGVEPEEEPAVTALREVREEAGVLGQLGRCLGIFENVEHKHRTQVWVMRVTEELPEWEDSRAIGRKRKWFSISEALLQLAKHKPVQRSYLHSLHNTNPRHNPNIPPSHQLFK; encoded by the exons ATGGTGAAGGAGAAGCCAAATTCAATCCGTATCTACGATTCGGAGGGTTATAGGCGCAGAGCTGCATGCATCTGCGTCAAGAACGATCTCGAGGATGAG gTTCTTTTGGTTACGTCCAGTCGAAGGCCTGATAGTTGGATTGTACCTGGTGGTGGTGTAGAGCCTGAGGAAGAACCAGCAGTTACTGCACTTCGAGAAGTCAGAGAGGAGGCTGGTGTACTAGGACAATTGGGTCGTTGTCTTGGCATATTTGAg AATGTGGAACACAAACATAGAACACAGGTATGGGTAATGCGGGTAACCGAGGAGCTGCCAGAATGGGAAGATTCACGTGCTATCGGTCGGAAACGGAAATGGTTCTCTATATCAGAGGCTCTGCTTCAACTGGCAAAGCACAAGCCCGTCCAGCGCTCGTATTTACATAGCCTCCACAATACTAATCCACGGCATAATCCTAATATTCCACCATCTCACCAACTATTCAagtga
- the LOC124423239 gene encoding E3 ubiquitin-protein ligase ZNRF2 produces the protein MGVRASTVAQSAGGNSQSSTGTNDTTMQGFSVLRSLPGGVGVLQHQHQQGSQSQTSRVSGDSRQRARSLSSVPDLSSGEQGALASTVGVGVAQALGLPQLDSDDADEDSGRVYAAHSLPSHIWSLNGLKCPVCSKFILPDDIECHLVMCLTKPRLSYNEDVLADEKGECVICLEELQPGDVIARLPCLCIYHKNCIDKWFQVNRSCPEHPGD, from the exons atgggTGTCAGGGCAAGTACTGTAGCACAATCTGCAGGAGGCAACAGTCAGTCATCTACTGGGACCAATGACACTACGATGCAAGGCTTTTCTGTGCTTCGTTCCTTGCCTGGAGGTGTTGGCGTGTTGCAGCATCAACATCAACAAGGAAGTCAGTCGCAGACTTCTCGAGTATCAGGAGATAGTAGACAACGTGCACGTTCTCTCAGTTCTGTACCGGATCTTTCTTCAGGAGAACAAGGTGCTCTTGCTTCAACTGTCGGTGTTGGAGTAGCCCAGGCTCTTGGATTGCCACAACTTGATTCAGACGATGCAGATGAAGATAGTGGTAGAGTATATGCCGCTCACAGCTTGCCTTCTCACATCTGGTCCCTTAACG GTCTAAAGTGTCCTGTATGCTCTAAGTTTATCCTACCGGATGATATTGAGTGTCACCTGGTAATGTGCCTGACCAAGCCACGTCTCAGTTATAATG AGGACGTATTAGCAGATGAAAAAGGGGAATGTGTAATTTGTCTCGAAGAATTACAGCCTGGTGATGTTATTGCCCGCTTGCcctgtttgtgtatatatcataaaaa tTGCATCGATAAATGGTTTCAAGTGAATCGTAGCTGCCCTGAACATCCTGGAGATTGA
- the LOC124423234 gene encoding xylosyltransferase oxt isoform X1, translating to MAVAKSYTVGRSSSCFRKYRILFVFGITVLCVQFYLAHSFFGLDSRKLGKSSSDGEDVLQSEESEGLPKGSRQLKLPPDKQANKSSQYHRNRTARIMLDRKSLNFTPACEVLGREAVSAVTRAQSQMCKQRIVNVTCLSQQGLLYPERIQSLCSHSLGFSNKPINLGCFQDDKTLRVLSGYYHIFKGNNSPERCAFMCLQSGYPYAGTEYSVECFCGMEEPPQIKHLPDSSCNMKCSGNPKQLCGGYLTINVFWTGIQKFKSQEARNSSSKTGHEKAARIAYLLTVNGRASRQIKRLISILYHPSHLFYIHVDARQDYLYREMLKIEKSCKANNIKVARGEGMRHATIWGGASLLTTFLRSARQILAYQQYWDFLVNLSESDFPVKTNAQLTEFLSWNKGMNFVKSHGREVQRFITKQGLDKTFVECEARMWRVGDRKLPNGIQIDGGSDWVALSREFVEYISNPKPDTLVADLLKVFQYTLLPAESFFHTVLRNSRFCDSYVDNNLHVTNWKRKLGCKCQYKAVVDWCGCSPNDFKLEDFSRIRNTADRNLFFARKFEPVIDQRIIDRVEEWLYPERANMTVRANSYDAYWQSLYHKADLSPPIDDALLTISHSLARLSFQKLNVNFQNVRVIETTAYFRENRFTGILIFAEGDIEYRETSKLQNKYTEKIEALVYLRHNVSTNRLWLGKIHSLFVNTEYDQKEQTFRNVMGSIGPYSNPVLLYEFDDAITTPQNFSVLWIDPHGLLADVNYIHIEDGVALMGHVRPQLSDHLVIGTWHVLLVVDSLLVAKINFLVTPLSYWKNQQINKERAKEVNNMPDNTYHNTDEITKKWSNFVNLMVRQHSYEKVTENKIGSDLDQWIDGLVYEHYEIDKICNAGDQTKTKLKLQKCIDTAWSSLSPDPKADVHNLCQNY from the exons atggcGGTAGCCAAAAGTTATACGGTCGGACGTTCCTCAAGTTGTTTTCGCAAATATCGTATATTGTTTGTATTTGGTATAACTGTCCTTTGCGTGCAATTTTATTTAGCTCACTCATTCTTTGGTTTAGATAGTCGTAAACTTGGAAAATCATCATCAGACGGA GAAGATGTACTGCAATCAGAAGAAAGTGAAGGTTTGCCAAAAGGCTCACGTCAATTGAAACTTCCACCTGACAAACAAGCAAATAAATCTTCTCAATATCATCGTAATCGCACTGCCAGAATAATGCTAGATCgtaaatcattaaattttacacCTGCTTGCGAAGTCCTTGGCAGGGAAGCTGTAAGTGCAGTGACACGTGCACAAAGTCAAATGTGCAAGCAACGCATTGTCAATGTGACGTGCCTTAGTCAGCAGGGTTTGTTATATCCAGAAAGGATACAATCCTTGTGTTCACATTCTCTAGGTTTTTCAAATAAACCAATAAATTTGGGCTGTTTCCAAGATGATAAAACCTTGAGAGTACTTTCTGGTTATTACCATATTTTCAAAGGGAACAATTCTCCAGAGCGTTGTGCTTTTATGTGTCTTCAATCAGGATATCCGTATGCTGGTACCGAATACTC TGTAGAATGTTTTTGTGGAATGGAAGAACCACCTCAAATAAAACATTTACCAGACTCTAGTTGTAATATGAAATGCTCTGGCAATCCAAAACAATTGTGTGGAGGCTATTTAACAATTAATGTTTTCTGGACTGGTATCCAAA AATTTAAATCTCAAGAAGCAAGAAATTCAAGTTCAAAGACAGGTCATGAGAAGGCAGCACGTATAGCTTACTTGTTAACTGTGAATGGTAGAGCTAGTCGGCAAATTAAGCGACTTATCAGTATTTTATATCATCcatctcatttattttatattcacgtTGATGCT AGAcaagattatttatatcgtgaaatgttgaaaatagaaaaatcatgTAAGGctaataatatcaaagtaGCAAGAGGAGAAGGTATGAGACATGCAACTATTTGGGGTGGTGCAAGTCTTTTAACAACTTTTTTAAGATCTGCACGACAAATACTTGCATACCAACAATATTGGGATTTTCTTGTAAATTTATCAGAATCTGATTTTCCTGTGAAAACTAATGCTCAGTTAACGGAATTTCTTAGTTGGAACAAAGGTATGAACTTTGTTAAATCACATGGGAGAGAAGTTCAACGTTTTATTACTAAGCAAGGATTGGATAAAACTTTTGTTGAATGCGAAGCACGAATGTGGAGAGTAGGGGATCGAAAATTGCCAAATg GTATTCAAATTGATGGAGGCAGCGATTGGGTAGCTTTAAGTCGAGAATTTGtagaatatatttctaatcctAAACCAGATACTTTAGTAGCTGATCTTTTAAAAGTTTTTCAATATACTTTATTACCTGCcgaatctttttttcatactgtATTACGTAATTCACGATTTTGCGATAGTTATGTAGACAATAATCTTCATGTGACtaattggaaaagaaaattgggtTGTAAATGTCAGTATAAAGCTGTAGTCGATTGGTGCGGTTGTAGCCCAAATGATTTTAAACTTGAAGATTTCAGTAGAATACGTAATACTGCTGATCGTAATTTGTTCTTTGCACGAAAATTTGAACCTGTTATAGATCAAAGAATTATAGATAGAGTGGAAGAATGGTTATATCCTGAAAGAGCTAATATGACTGTCAGAGCCAATAGTTACGATGCATATTGGCAAAGTCTTTATCACAAGGCAGATTTAAGTCCTCCGATAGATGAtgcattattaacaatatcacATTCTTTAGCAAGACTTTCTTTCCAGAAGCTTAATGTCAATTTTCAGAATGTACGCGTTATAGAAACAACGGCATATTTTCGAGAAAATCGATTTACTGGCATATTAATTTTTGCTGAAGGTGATATAGAATATCGGGAGACATCGAAattgcaaaataaatatacagaaAAGATTGAAGCTCTGGTGTATTTACGACATAATGTTTCTACCAATAGATTATGGTTAGGGAAAATTCATAGTCTTTTTGTTAATACTGAATATGACCAGAAAGAACAAACATTTAGAAATGTGATGGGTAGTATTGGCCCTTATTCAAATCcagttttattatatgaatttgaTGATGCAATTACAACTCCACAAAATTTTTCTGTGCTCTGGATCGATCCACATGGACTGCTAGCAGATGTTAACTATATTCATATTGAAGATGGTGTAGCTTtg atGGGACACGTCAGACCACAACTCAGTGATCATTTGGTAATAGGCACTTGGCATGTGTTATTGGTGGTTGATTCATTACTAGtagcaaaaataaattttttagtaACTCCATTATCCTATTGGAAAAATCAACAAATTAACAAAGAAAGGGCTAAGGAAGTAAACAATATGCCTGATAATACTTATCATAATACAgatgaaataacaaaaaagtgGTCAAACTTTGTAAACTTGATGGTACGCCAGCACTCTTATGAAAAAGTTACAGAGAATAAAATTGGTTCTGATCTAGATCAATGGATAGATGGATTAGTATACGAACATTatgaaattgataaaatatgcAATGCTGGTGATCAGACCAAAACCAAACTGAAATTGCAGAAATGCATTGATACTGCTTGGAGCTCTTTGAGCCCAGACCCAAAGGCTGATGTCCATAACCTAtgtcaaaattattaa
- the LOC124423234 gene encoding xylosyltransferase oxt isoform X2 codes for MCLQSGYPYAGTEYSVECFCGMEEPPQIKHLPDSSCNMKCSGNPKQLCGGYLTINVFWTGIQKFKSQEARNSSSKTGHEKAARIAYLLTVNGRASRQIKRLISILYHPSHLFYIHVDARQDYLYREMLKIEKSCKANNIKVARGEGMRHATIWGGASLLTTFLRSARQILAYQQYWDFLVNLSESDFPVKTNAQLTEFLSWNKGMNFVKSHGREVQRFITKQGLDKTFVECEARMWRVGDRKLPNGIQIDGGSDWVALSREFVEYISNPKPDTLVADLLKVFQYTLLPAESFFHTVLRNSRFCDSYVDNNLHVTNWKRKLGCKCQYKAVVDWCGCSPNDFKLEDFSRIRNTADRNLFFARKFEPVIDQRIIDRVEEWLYPERANMTVRANSYDAYWQSLYHKADLSPPIDDALLTISHSLARLSFQKLNVNFQNVRVIETTAYFRENRFTGILIFAEGDIEYRETSKLQNKYTEKIEALVYLRHNVSTNRLWLGKIHSLFVNTEYDQKEQTFRNVMGSIGPYSNPVLLYEFDDAITTPQNFSVLWIDPHGLLADVNYIHIEDGVALMGHVRPQLSDHLVIGTWHVLLVVDSLLVAKINFLVTPLSYWKNQQINKERAKEVNNMPDNTYHNTDEITKKWSNFVNLMVRQHSYEKVTENKIGSDLDQWIDGLVYEHYEIDKICNAGDQTKTKLKLQKCIDTAWSSLSPDPKADVHNLCQNY; via the exons ATGTGTCTTCAATCAGGATATCCGTATGCTGGTACCGAATACTC TGTAGAATGTTTTTGTGGAATGGAAGAACCACCTCAAATAAAACATTTACCAGACTCTAGTTGTAATATGAAATGCTCTGGCAATCCAAAACAATTGTGTGGAGGCTATTTAACAATTAATGTTTTCTGGACTGGTATCCAAA AATTTAAATCTCAAGAAGCAAGAAATTCAAGTTCAAAGACAGGTCATGAGAAGGCAGCACGTATAGCTTACTTGTTAACTGTGAATGGTAGAGCTAGTCGGCAAATTAAGCGACTTATCAGTATTTTATATCATCcatctcatttattttatattcacgtTGATGCT AGAcaagattatttatatcgtgaaatgttgaaaatagaaaaatcatgTAAGGctaataatatcaaagtaGCAAGAGGAGAAGGTATGAGACATGCAACTATTTGGGGTGGTGCAAGTCTTTTAACAACTTTTTTAAGATCTGCACGACAAATACTTGCATACCAACAATATTGGGATTTTCTTGTAAATTTATCAGAATCTGATTTTCCTGTGAAAACTAATGCTCAGTTAACGGAATTTCTTAGTTGGAACAAAGGTATGAACTTTGTTAAATCACATGGGAGAGAAGTTCAACGTTTTATTACTAAGCAAGGATTGGATAAAACTTTTGTTGAATGCGAAGCACGAATGTGGAGAGTAGGGGATCGAAAATTGCCAAATg GTATTCAAATTGATGGAGGCAGCGATTGGGTAGCTTTAAGTCGAGAATTTGtagaatatatttctaatcctAAACCAGATACTTTAGTAGCTGATCTTTTAAAAGTTTTTCAATATACTTTATTACCTGCcgaatctttttttcatactgtATTACGTAATTCACGATTTTGCGATAGTTATGTAGACAATAATCTTCATGTGACtaattggaaaagaaaattgggtTGTAAATGTCAGTATAAAGCTGTAGTCGATTGGTGCGGTTGTAGCCCAAATGATTTTAAACTTGAAGATTTCAGTAGAATACGTAATACTGCTGATCGTAATTTGTTCTTTGCACGAAAATTTGAACCTGTTATAGATCAAAGAATTATAGATAGAGTGGAAGAATGGTTATATCCTGAAAGAGCTAATATGACTGTCAGAGCCAATAGTTACGATGCATATTGGCAAAGTCTTTATCACAAGGCAGATTTAAGTCCTCCGATAGATGAtgcattattaacaatatcacATTCTTTAGCAAGACTTTCTTTCCAGAAGCTTAATGTCAATTTTCAGAATGTACGCGTTATAGAAACAACGGCATATTTTCGAGAAAATCGATTTACTGGCATATTAATTTTTGCTGAAGGTGATATAGAATATCGGGAGACATCGAAattgcaaaataaatatacagaaAAGATTGAAGCTCTGGTGTATTTACGACATAATGTTTCTACCAATAGATTATGGTTAGGGAAAATTCATAGTCTTTTTGTTAATACTGAATATGACCAGAAAGAACAAACATTTAGAAATGTGATGGGTAGTATTGGCCCTTATTCAAATCcagttttattatatgaatttgaTGATGCAATTACAACTCCACAAAATTTTTCTGTGCTCTGGATCGATCCACATGGACTGCTAGCAGATGTTAACTATATTCATATTGAAGATGGTGTAGCTTtg atGGGACACGTCAGACCACAACTCAGTGATCATTTGGTAATAGGCACTTGGCATGTGTTATTGGTGGTTGATTCATTACTAGtagcaaaaataaattttttagtaACTCCATTATCCTATTGGAAAAATCAACAAATTAACAAAGAAAGGGCTAAGGAAGTAAACAATATGCCTGATAATACTTATCATAATACAgatgaaataacaaaaaagtgGTCAAACTTTGTAAACTTGATGGTACGCCAGCACTCTTATGAAAAAGTTACAGAGAATAAAATTGGTTCTGATCTAGATCAATGGATAGATGGATTAGTATACGAACATTatgaaattgataaaatatgcAATGCTGGTGATCAGACCAAAACCAAACTGAAATTGCAGAAATGCATTGATACTGCTTGGAGCTCTTTGAGCCCAGACCCAAAGGCTGATGTCCATAACCTAtgtcaaaattattaa
- the LOC124423235 gene encoding protein ecdysoneless, which produces MASHVYKKMANLPIIHKTREDDVLECFLYPKFCYALNTDNITEAQLNEEIERYYQEIAPYTADYIWHRDALVFRPRTKQAMTLERILDNSMVIEDHQTVAHIYATLRFDEDIGDEWFTVFLIYKLTKVFDGLIARLVDSDGEFLLIEAANALPLWANPETCQDRVFIHDGLLHIIREKGKSFVNLLNNINRIPQNSRVSDKVQSILNKRIDIYPEEICKRKHKARAFLPEKAASILRQEPGLIGPIIRTICHSDPFERKVCRAMRYFPPEQRTMVNVKMTKCLYALASHSRYTGDPRTGWNLPPASSSKYNAYVLGVKIACGLEMLVARANEERRKRGTNASGIDNEGKSITNEHSLNAFLSRLEASGYFKDLLEGSQEREKLSIIAKDYFLKHLNLDDTLLHNDKTDAEKVLEAWENIQTNDVEMYAQDEGTLSPADSDSWLNIDPAQLEMLLNQQWGTSKDKKHDHESLSLREKVQAFLNQNSDIDGVQFVEGQSADDSTRHDPDDNGRIEFDADVFDSTLRDILDLVVPGGEGEFEGSSEGSLGGDDEDKGGEMDKYMRLLDSQLQAELVKEEEHIDNKHTDIVEANLMESIQGESGGSGPTGNIIGGPIRRLMHLQLQSPTKVPPDLQS; this is translated from the exons ATGGCTAGtcacgtatataaaaaaatggcGAACCTACcaataatacataaaacgaGAGAGGATGACGTTCTCGAATGTTTTCTTTATCCCAAATTTTGTTATGCATTGAACACAGATAACATAACTGAAGCACAACTTAATgaagaaattgaaagataTTATCAAGAAATAGCACCTTATACGGCTGATTATATTTGGCATAGAGATGCCTTAGTATTCCGTCCAAGAACCAAACAAGCAATGACGCTAGAAAGAATTCTTGACAATTCTATGGTTATAGAAG aTCATCAAACTGTAGCTCACATTTATGCAACTTTACGTTTTGATGAAGACATAGGAGATGAATGGTTTACAGTATTTCTTATATACAAATTGACAAAAGTGTTTGACGGATTAATCGCTAGATTAGTAGATTCAGATGgtgaatttcttttaatcgagGCTGCAAATGCATTACCTTTATGGGCTAATCCAGAGACTTGCCAAGATCGTGTTTTTATACATGACGGATTACTTCACATTAttagagaaaagggaaagtcATTTGTAAATTTGTTGAATAACATTAATCGTATTCCACAAAATTCTAGAGTATCGGATAAAGTACAGAGTATATTAAACAAACGCATAGATATCTATCCAGAGGAAATATGTAAGAGGAAACATAAGGCAAGAGCTTTTTTACCAGAAAAGGCTGCATCCATTCTACGACAAGAACCTGGACTTATTGgaccaataataagaacaatttgTCATTCGGATCCATTTGAACGTAAA gtTTGTCGCGCCATGAGGTATTTTCCACCTGAGCAACGTACCATGGTTAATGTGAAAATGACTAAATGTTTATATGCATTGGCATCGCATAGTCGATATACCGGCGATCCGAGAACAGGTTGGAACTTACCTCCTGCAAGTAGTTCCAAATATAATGCATATGTTCTTGGTGTTAAAATAGCATGTGGTCTAGAAATGTTAGTAGCGCGTGCTAATGAGGAacgtagaaaaagaggaacaaaTGCATCAGGAATAGATAATGAAGGAAAGTCAATAACAAATGAACATTCGCTCAATGCATTTTTGTCTCGATTGGAAGCTAGTGGGTATTTCAAAGATTTGTTGGAAGGCAGTCAAGAACGTGAAAAACTTTCGATTATAGCAAAAGACTACTTTTTGAAACACTTAAATTTAGATGATACATTACTACACAATGATAAAACAGATGCGGAAAAAGTTTTAGAAGCATGGGAAAATATACAAACGAATGACGTTGAGATGTATG CCCAAGATGAAGGTACATTAAGTCCTGCAGACAGTGATAGTTGGCTGAATATAGATCCAGCACAATTAGAAATGCTTTTGAATCAACAATGGGGAACTAGTAAAGACAAAAAGCACGACCATGAATCATTGAGTCTTAGAGAAAAAGTACAAGCCTTTCTCAATCAAAATAGTGATATTGATGGCGTACAATTTGTAGA GGGTCAATCAGCGGATGATAGTACGAGGCATGATCCAGATGACAATGGAAGAATAGAATTTGATGCTGACGTGTTTGACAGTACCTTACGCGATATATTAGATTTAGTTGTGCCAGGTGGCGAAGGAGAATTTGAAGGGAGCTCAGAAGGTTCATTAGGTGGTGATGATGAAGACAAAGGTGGCGAAATGGATAAATACATGCGATTGTTAGATTCGCAATTGCAAGCAGAATTAGTAAAGGAGGAAGaacatattgataataaacacACTGATATAGTAGAAGCAAATTTAATGGAAAGTATTCAAGGGGAATCGGGTGGTTCTGGTCCAACTGGAAATATAATTGGCGGTCCCATTCGACGGCTCATGCATTTGCAATTACAGTCTCCCACAAAAGTACCTCCTGATTTGCaaagttaa
- the LOC124423236 gene encoding tether containing UBX domain for GLUT4, which produces MAANKSVIVLTPDGRRQNVQVTPNTTILQVLEEVCQKHGYNANDYDIKHFNKILDVNSILRFTGLSNNARVEMVPCKKPRNTSKVTVGILLENGERLMNDFLPDVTLAQVLTTICPNEDRKTAVIIYMHREVHGQALEEMTLKSLGLTSGKAMLRMIHRDLVQLKTQAHVSTTLIPKSTKPIDDDCTKYNKQQRIPSVSYEGKALDPIKLLKEERNKMKSQDFKHIKDIRTKDEDKSSINNRNKDNATCDHEQLSNYNDMKDKLGTNFHSNAEEEINIEFLGERNALVFDQAGAQALPKIDLPDSFFDLTVEDAKILLRDAKRRREELEEAPLLTEAQRQLEQNKRTLEQLNKYRRTVIRIQFPDQLVFQACFKPIESVQVIKDIIRNYLCDPSCDFTLYTAPPKHILNPDARLIDENLVPCAIIYYSGTSSLKSSVKEKLIDPRIANIQAIKSRMTIISEEKVKTNKEENKVIKDITAVPGPSGC; this is translated from the exons ATGGCGGCAAATAAAAGTGTCATCGTTCTTACACCCGACGGTCGTCGACAGAATGTTCAAGTTACTCCAAATACAACTATTTTACAA GTGTTGGAAGAAGTTTGCCAAAAGCATGGATATAATGCAAACGATTATGATATTAA GCACTTCAATAAGATATTAGATGTAAATTCCATATTACGTTTTACTGGTTTATCTAATAATGCACGGGTGGAAATGGTACCTTGTAAAAAGCCACGTAACACATCCAAAGTTACAGTGGGTATACTGTTAGAGAATGGTGAACGATTAATGAATGATTTTTTACCAGATGTCactttggcacaagttttAACGACCATATGTCCTAATGAAGATCGCAAAACtgcagtaataatatatatgcacCGTGAG GTACATGGTCAAGCTTTAGAAGAAATGACTTTGAAGTCGTTAGGTCTTACTAGTGGTAAAGCTATGTTACGAATGATACATCGTGATTTGGTACAATTAAAAACACAGGCACATGTATCTACAACTTTAATACCAAAGTCTACGAAACCCATAGATGATGATTGCACCAAGTATAATAAACAACAAAGGATTCCTTCCGTATCTTACGAAGGCAAAGCATTAGATCCTATTAAAttgttgaaagaagaaagaaataaaatgaaatcacAAGATTTTAAGCAcataaaagatattagaacaaaagacgaagataaaagttcaattaataatagaaataaggataatgctACGTGTGATCATGaacaattatcaaattataatgatatgaaAGACAAACTCGGTACAAATTTCCATTCAAATGcagaagaagagataaatatagaGTTT TTGGGAGAACGAAATGCATTAGTATTTGATCAAGCTGGAGCACAAGCATTGCCAAAAATTGATTTACCAGATAGTTTCTTCGATTTGACGGTCGAAGATGCAAAGATACTCCTACGAGATGCTAaacgaaggagagaagagTTAGAGGAAGCACCACTTTTGACCGAAGCTCAACGTCAACTTGAGCAAAATAAACGTACATTAGAACAACTTAATAAATATCGCAGAACAGTGATTCGTATTCAGTTTCCAGATCAATTGGTTTTCCAAGCTTGTTTTAAACCTATAGAATCTGTGCAAGTTATTAAGGacattattagaaattatttatgtgATCCATCTTGTGACTTTACTCTTT ATACTGCTCCACCAAAACACATTTTAAATCCAGATGCACGATTAATAGATGAGAATCTTGTACCTTGcgctattatatattattctggAACGTCATCTTTAAAATCatctgtaaaagaaaaattaatagatcCTAGAATTGCCAATATACAGGCAATTAAATCAAG aatgactataatatctgaagaaaaagttaaaacaaataaagaagaaaataaagtaatcAAAGATATCACAGCTGTTCCAGGACCCAGTGGTTGTTAA
- the LOC124423238 gene encoding N-alpha-acetyltransferase 60 translates to MAVSFNRYLILPEIEKSELEVDSGNKRAYTNENSTRNSADGPTTPVTSVTVPLCVLGEVQLRFLCPDDLEEVRALCQDWFPIDYPNSWYEDITSSSRFYALAAVYGGVIIGLIVAEIKPYVKLNEEDRGILCSSLGKDSLVGYILSLGVRRTYRRNGIASLLLEQLLAHVTAPERSSVKAVFLHVLSSNVPAILFYQRCHFRLHSFLPYYYYIHGKCKDGFTYVLYVNGGHAPWGIWDWIRHLVRAMASLGPCRVPRWIWQRLLWATTILSYHR, encoded by the exons ATGGCCGTGTCCTTTAACCGGTACCTTATCTTGCCGGAAATCGAAAAAAGTGAACTAGAGGTTGACTCGGGAAATAAGCGCGCGTACACGAATGAAAATTCAACAAGAAATTCGGCTGATGGCCCGACAACCCCCGTGACTTCTGTGACCGTCCCTCTTTGCGTTTTGGGCGAAGTTCAATTACGTTTTTTGTGCCCGGACGATTTAGAAGAAGTCCGTGCACTTTGCCAAGATTGGTTTCCCATAG ATTATCCAAATTCATGGTACGAAGACATAACAAGCTCTTCGAGATTTTATGCGTTAGCTGCGGTATACGGTGGAGTAATTATAGGACTTATTGTTGCTGAGATAAAGCCGTATGTCAAATTAAACGAAGAAGATCGTGGAATTCTGTGTTCGAGTTTAGGGAAAGACTCTTTAGTTGGATATATACTTAGTTTAGGAGTACGCCGTACGTATAGAAGAAATGGTATtgcatcattattattggagCAGCTATTGGCACATGTCACTGCTCCGGAACGTTCTTCAGTGAAAGCAGTTTTCTTACATGTTCTATCTAGCAATGTGCCTgctattttgttttatcaaaGGTGCCATTTTCGATTGCACAGTTTTTtaccatattattattatattcatggAAAATGTAAAGATGGCTTTACGTATGTCCTTTACGTCAATGGTGGACATGCACCATGGGGTATATGGGATTGGATTCGACATTTAGTCAGGGCGATGGCTAGTCTTGGTCCATGTAGGGTACCTCGATGGATTTGGCAACGGCTTTTATGGGCTACCACTATACTTTCTTATCACAGATGA